The nucleotide sequence ATATATATCGCCAATCATAGCCCTATGTTAATCAAATACCCGACTGTATTCTTTAACCTACTCGACATTCCCGGGGCAAAACTAGACAATTTTTCTCTTATAAGGCCTATTTGTTGGCATGTTTCTTCTTATTTGGCACGTGATTATGGTGCCGTCAACACTACAGGAccttgaaatttttcagttggCAGGCATTGTTTGTAGTAGATCAAATAGGAAGTGCGATGAGAAAAGATGAACACCTGTAATTATAGTAGAGAAGAATTTAAATTCCGTATCATTTAGTATCTTAAACTAGTACACAACTACAAAAGACTCTCCAATAATGTCAAAAAGATCAGCTAGTGTTGGCAATACGCCTGTTAAAAGAAAGCATTTGCATTCCACTTTGAATCATAAGTTTGTGAGTATCAATTCACAAGATGATTACAAGCATTTCTACAAATCCGTGGTTCCATtagatatatttgtatGGGGTACTGGTTCTATGTGTGAATTGGGTCTTGGTCCTCTAGCTAAAAACAAGGAAGTGAAAAGACCTAGATTGAACCCATTGCTACCAAAAGATGAAGCAAAGATCGTGTCATTCGCAGCTGGAGGTATGCATACTTTAGCTTTGGACTCAGACAACAACATCTGGTCCTGGGGTACCAATGACTCTGCTGCTTTGGGTAGGGACACTAGTGGTGCTGCTGAAAACTTGAAGGATATGGATGCAGATGCTAgtgacgatgaagatggtgaTCTAAACGAGTTGGAATCTACTCCAACCAAAATTCCAAGGGAATCATTGCCCCTGGATGAACTAAAATGTGTTCAGATAGCAGCTACAGATAACATGTCTGCTGCGCTCTTTGAAAACGGTGATGTTTATGCATGGGGTACCTTCCGTTGCAACGAGGGTATCTTGGGGTTCTACAAAGACCAAatcaaaatccaaaaagaGCCATGGAAGGTTCCAAACTTCTCCAAAAAGGCTAAGATCGTCCAATTGGCTGCTGGTAAGGACCACATTTTGTTCTTAGATGAAACTGGTATTGTTTACGCCTGGGGTAATGGTCAGCAACAGCAATTGGGTAGGAAAATTTTAGAGCGCTCTCGTTTGAGAACTTTAGATCCAAGACCATTCGGTTTGGATAACATCAAATACATTGCATCTGGTGAAAATCACTCTTTTGCCCTTGCTACTGACGGGAAACTATATGCATGGGGTTTGAACCAATTTGGTCAGTGTGGTATCTCTACTGAAATTGAGGATGGTTCTTTAGTAAGCGTTCCAACCGAAGTTATTCTACCAGAAGACGTTCAAGTCGACTCAGTTGCAGCCGGTGAACATCACACTTTGATCCTATCAAAATCTGGTGATTTGTATTCTTGTGGTAGACTAGATATGTTCGAAGTTGGTATCTCAAAGGATAAACTACCTGAATATACTTACAAGGATGCCCATGGAAAGGCCCGTTCCATTCCTTTGCCAACGAAGTTAGAAGATGTGCCAAAGTTCAAAGCCATTGCAGCTGGCTCTCACCATTCTTTGGCTATTGCTAAGAATGGTATTGTATACTCATGGGGTTTCGGAGAAACCTATGCTGTTGGGCTTGGTCCAGCCGGTGAAGATATCGAAACACCAACtagaataaaaaatacTGCAACCCAAGATCACAgcattgtttttgttggttgTGGTGGTCAATTCTCCATCTCTGGGGGTATTAAATtatctgatgaagaagctgaaaagaGAGCTGATGAGATGGATGATTAAAAAAACCGTAGGCTACATTACCTTGCGGTTTAGTGtgtatctatatatatgtacttGTATATGTACTGACAA is from Kluyveromyces marxianus DMKU3-1042 DNA, complete genome, chromosome 2 and encodes:
- the SRM1 gene encoding Ran guanyl-nucleotide exchange factor, producing MSKRSASVGNTPVKRKHLHSTLNHKFVSINSQDDYKHFYKSVVPLDIFVWGTGSMCELGLGPLAKNKEVKRPRLNPLLPKDEAKIVSFAAGGMHTLALDSDNNIWSWGTNDSAALGRDTSGAAENLKDMDADASDDEDGDLNELESTPTKIPRESLPLDELKCVQIAATDNMSAALFENGDVYAWGTFRCNEGILGFYKDQIKIQKEPWKVPNFSKKAKIVQLAAGKDHILFLDETGIVYAWGNGQQQQLGRKILERSRLRTLDPRPFGLDNIKYIASGENHSFALATDGKLYAWGLNQFGQCGISTEIEDGSLVSVPTEVILPEDVQVDSVAAGEHHTLILSKSGDLYSCGRLDMFEVGISKDKLPEYTYKDAHGKARSIPLPTKLEDVPKFKAIAAGSHHSLAIAKNGIVYSWGFGETYAVGLGPAGEDIETPTRIKNTATQDHSIVFVGCGGQFSISGGIKLSDEEAEKRADEMDD